The following are encoded in a window of Chitinophagaceae bacterium genomic DNA:
- a CDS encoding carbohydrate binding family 9 domain-containing protein, with protein sequence MKKYSLLFFIFVLAISIASANPADTVIERKQYHTKRLTGTPVILDGIPSEETWNAVEWGGDFTQWQPAEGKPPSQPTQFKILYDNKFLYIAYNCIDRAPDSIDKRMGRRDAFPGDFVEINIDSYHDLRTAFSFTLSVSGVRGDEFVSNDGNNWDANWNPIWYAKTHVNSSGWTAEVKIPLSQLRYGNEKEKVWGIQLMRRIFRKEERSTWQLIPQNSGVWVSRFGELHGLNDIPFHRQVEIAPYMTVQADKYRKQPGNPFADGFDMKLTGGLDGKVAVTNDLILDFTINPDFGQVEADPSQVRIDGFQNFFSERRPFFIESRNIFEYQITGSQAGGEYDSDLLFYSRRIGSSPHGYASLSNGEYVKHPQNTSILGAAKFSGKTKNGWSIGVLETVTEREKATVDNNGKRRKELVEPLTNFFVGRLQKDIHSGNTIIGGIFTAVNREHGLDNMLHRSAYSGGLDFLHYWKHRTWYIRGNLVYSHVTGTKEAILRTQTAFEHLFQRPGAKEFSVDSSRTYLTGTGGTFRIGKIGGRVGKKGQVFKFETGLTLRSPQLELNDIGFMLTSNEINHWTWLGLHYQKPFAFFRNARFNYNHWFRWDFGGQLLYEQFNVNAHATFRSNWPSGTGVTWNPYDVSNTALRGAGSLRRPPGIGWSYYVNSDYRKKVYANLTLFKWWGFDNSMTVNSAGLTLNIVPINALSISLSANYDQNWRRQDQFVRNVSYNNSTRTIVAQVKQRTLRFTGRINFNITPDLTVQYYGQPFITRPLYSHFAYVSDPLVKKLDDRFTQFSADQLSQVNGSYLVDANRDGITDYSFSKPDFNFVQFRSNLVIRWEYRPGSELYLCGLKEIQQMRMMTWTAPSLQACSIMLSAGAMPAISFW encoded by the coding sequence ATGAAAAAGTATAGCCTGCTTTTTTTCATTTTTGTTTTAGCCATTTCTATTGCCAGTGCCAACCCGGCAGATACGGTTATTGAGCGAAAGCAGTATCATACGAAACGGCTGACCGGCACTCCCGTTATTTTAGACGGCATCCCTTCGGAAGAAACCTGGAATGCCGTGGAATGGGGCGGCGATTTTACACAATGGCAGCCTGCAGAAGGGAAACCCCCGTCCCAGCCTACCCAGTTCAAGATACTGTACGATAATAAATTCCTTTACATTGCCTACAACTGTATTGACCGGGCCCCCGATTCCATTGATAAACGAATGGGCAGGCGGGATGCTTTTCCCGGAGATTTTGTAGAGATAAACATCGACAGTTACCACGACCTTCGTACCGCATTCTCTTTTACACTGTCTGTTTCCGGGGTAAGGGGCGATGAGTTTGTGAGCAACGACGGCAACAACTGGGATGCAAACTGGAACCCCATCTGGTATGCAAAGACCCATGTGAACAGTTCGGGCTGGACGGCTGAAGTAAAGATACCCCTGAGCCAGTTGCGCTACGGGAATGAAAAAGAAAAAGTGTGGGGCATACAGTTAATGCGGCGGATATTCCGGAAAGAGGAACGCTCCACCTGGCAACTCATTCCTCAAAACTCAGGGGTTTGGGTGAGCCGTTTTGGTGAACTGCACGGGCTGAATGATATTCCTTTTCACCGCCAGGTGGAGATTGCGCCTTATATGACCGTTCAGGCAGATAAATACAGGAAGCAGCCCGGCAATCCTTTTGCCGATGGGTTTGATATGAAACTCACGGGTGGGCTGGATGGTAAAGTAGCCGTAACGAACGACCTGATACTTGATTTTACCATCAACCCCGATTTTGGGCAGGTGGAAGCAGACCCATCACAGGTTCGGATCGACGGGTTCCAGAATTTCTTCAGCGAACGGAGGCCCTTCTTTATTGAAAGCCGGAATATTTTTGAATACCAGATCACGGGTTCACAGGCCGGCGGGGAGTACGATTCAGACCTTCTTTTTTATTCCCGGCGCATAGGCAGTTCACCGCATGGGTATGCCAGCTTATCCAATGGCGAATATGTAAAACATCCACAAAACACCAGCATACTGGGCGCAGCCAAATTCAGCGGTAAAACAAAGAACGGGTGGAGCATCGGCGTATTGGAAACTGTTACGGAAAGAGAGAAAGCGACCGTTGACAATAATGGTAAAAGAAGAAAAGAACTGGTAGAGCCCCTTACAAATTTTTTTGTAGGAAGGCTGCAGAAGGACATCCACAGCGGTAATACGATCATTGGCGGGATATTCACAGCGGTAAACCGGGAGCATGGACTGGACAACATGCTTCACCGCAGCGCTTATTCCGGCGGGCTCGATTTCTTACATTACTGGAAACACCGCACCTGGTATATCCGGGGCAACCTGGTATACAGTCATGTTACCGGGACCAAAGAAGCGATCCTGCGGACACAAACCGCATTTGAACACCTGTTCCAGCGGCCGGGTGCAAAAGAATTTTCGGTTGATAGCAGCCGTACCTACCTTACGGGCACCGGCGGAACGTTCCGTATCGGCAAGATAGGCGGACGGGTAGGTAAAAAAGGACAGGTATTTAAATTTGAGACAGGCCTTACGCTGCGTTCTCCTCAACTGGAGCTGAATGATATCGGCTTCATGCTCACGTCCAATGAAATAAATCACTGGACATGGCTGGGGCTGCATTACCAGAAACCATTTGCATTTTTCCGAAATGCACGGTTCAATTACAATCACTGGTTCCGTTGGGATTTTGGCGGACAGTTGTTGTATGAACAATTCAATGTAAATGCCCATGCAACTTTCCGCAGTAACTGGCCGAGCGGTACCGGCGTGACCTGGAACCCGTATGATGTTTCCAATACGGCATTAAGAGGCGCCGGTTCCCTGCGCAGGCCGCCGGGTATCGGTTGGAGCTATTATGTGAACAGCGACTACCGGAAAAAAGTGTATGCAAACCTGACCCTTTTTAAATGGTGGGGCTTTGATAACAGCATGACCGTTAACAGTGCAGGACTTACGCTCAACATTGTACCCATCAATGCCCTCAGCATAAGTTTAAGCGCCAATTACGATCAAAACTGGCGGCGGCAGGACCAGTTCGTGCGGAATGTATCTTATAACAATTCAACCCGTACCATCGTGGCACAGGTAAAACAAAGAACATTGCGTTTTACCGGAAGGATCAATTTCAACATCACGCCGGACCTGACGGTACAATATTACGGGCAGCCTTTTATCACCCGTCCCCTGTACAGCCATTTTGCCTATGTTTCCGATCCACTGGTAAAAAAACTGGATGACAGGTTCACGCAATTCTCTGCAGACCAGCTCAGCCAGGTGAATGGCAGCTACCTGGTGGATGCGAACAGGGACGGCATCACCGATTACAGTTTCAGCAAACCCGATTTTAATTTCGTGCAGTTCCGTTCCAACCTGGTCATACGGTGGGAATACCGGCCCGGTTCGGAGTTGTACCTGTGTGGTCTGAAGGAAATACAGCAGATGCGTATGATGACCTGGACAGCCCCCTCTTTACAAGCATGTTCAATAATGCTTTCAGCGGGGGCAATGCCCGCAATATCTTTTTGGTGA
- a CDS encoding PhnA domain-containing protein: protein MKVEEQLAIRSGNKCELCKSGDNLKLYEVPPQDGLSADTSILICPKCLAQIEKKEELDSKHWHCLTESMWSEVPAVQVTAWRMLNRLRNESWAMENLDMLYLPDEILAWAKATGDHENDASVDLHKDCNGHQLQSGDSVVLIKSLDVKGSTLNAKMGTVVKNIRIVEDNTEQIEGRIEGQQIVILTKYVRKQQA from the coding sequence ATGAAAGTAGAAGAACAACTGGCGATTCGGAGCGGAAATAAATGTGAATTATGTAAATCCGGAGACAACCTGAAATTGTATGAAGTGCCTCCCCAGGATGGCCTTTCGGCCGATACTTCCATACTGATCTGCCCCAAATGCCTGGCACAGATCGAAAAGAAAGAAGAACTGGACAGCAAGCACTGGCATTGTTTGACAGAATCCATGTGGAGTGAAGTTCCGGCTGTACAGGTAACAGCCTGGCGGATGCTTAACCGGTTACGCAATGAAAGCTGGGCCATGGAAAACCTGGATATGCTTTACCTGCCGGACGAAATACTTGCCTGGGCAAAAGCAACCGGTGATCATGAGAATGACGCCAGTGTGGACCTGCACAAAGACTGCAACGGTCATCAATTGCAGAGCGGCGATTCAGTGGTGCTGATAAAATCATTGGACGTTAAGGGCTCCACCCTGAATGCCAAAATGGGAACCGTAGTAAAAAATATCCGGATCGTGGAAGACAATACCGAACAGATCGAGGGAAGGATCGAAGGGCAGCAGATCGTGATACTTACCAAATATGTGCGTAAGCAACAGGCTTAA
- a CDS encoding carboxypeptidase regulatory-like domain-containing protein gives MHITLNKLISIKLWPVLAAAFLSVVLLQCKKNEVNDKTFTVSGIVTDETGSAVSGATVILGGQTTTTGGDGRFSFSGLPDMASYQVEASATNYFTGYKNVDNIDGSSLETEISLMAKNNLGTLPAGGGSVGSTGLRVTAAPGAFSNADGSPYAGQVKVAARYIRQDNPSLASLMPGGDFMAREGNDVGAMISYGFVATEFTDAAGKKLVANANVKAAVTVPAGAGNPVTNGAKAWSYDPVSGKWNNSTGITQTGSEYFFPVTTLYQNIDRFVLGFGTIEGQVKCTNGSPVAGVKVTLASTQYNNKYITYTNANGKYRAKVAVKDGNITFNYNVSTTSSTVYAGTAPVGGTVTAPVITTTNCTGSGGGGGGGTGSGNYTAGGVYRSGVCTSVPDVGTGGPLGNIDVAIITSNGESFIIYNMPQQSSGSYAFNDGYNSSGGSVLYGLMSQSSNVYGTRSGGTVTKTGAKSFTFSCTVYDIITKQNISVTGSGNY, from the coding sequence ATGCATATTACCTTAAACAAACTCATTTCAATAAAACTGTGGCCGGTGCTGGCGGCAGCCTTCTTATCCGTTGTTCTTTTGCAATGCAAAAAGAATGAAGTGAACGATAAGACCTTTACCGTTTCGGGCATTGTCACCGATGAAACCGGTTCGGCTGTTTCGGGAGCCACCGTAATACTGGGCGGACAGACCACCACTACCGGTGGTGATGGCAGGTTCAGCTTTTCCGGGCTGCCCGATATGGCCAGTTACCAGGTAGAAGCATCGGCCACAAACTATTTCACCGGCTACAAGAACGTGGATAATATCGACGGTTCCAGCCTGGAAACAGAAATTTCACTGATGGCAAAAAACAACCTGGGCACATTGCCTGCAGGGGGTGGCTCCGTTGGCAGCACGGGCCTCCGGGTAACAGCAGCACCCGGTGCTTTCAGTAATGCAGATGGTTCACCCTATGCCGGGCAGGTTAAAGTGGCGGCCAGGTATATCCGGCAGGATAACCCTTCCCTGGCTTCACTGATGCCCGGCGGAGATTTTATGGCAAGAGAAGGAAATGATGTGGGTGCCATGATCAGCTATGGATTTGTTGCTACTGAATTTACGGATGCAGCAGGTAAAAAATTAGTTGCCAATGCCAATGTAAAAGCAGCGGTGACGGTTCCGGCCGGTGCAGGCAACCCGGTCACCAATGGTGCCAAAGCATGGAGCTACGATCCGGTTTCGGGCAAATGGAATAATTCAACCGGCATTACCCAAACCGGGAGCGAATATTTTTTCCCGGTAACAACCCTTTACCAGAATATTGACCGCTTTGTCCTTGGCTTTGGAACAATTGAAGGCCAGGTGAAATGTACGAACGGAAGCCCGGTTGCGGGTGTGAAGGTCACATTGGCTTCCACACAATACAATAACAAATACATCACCTACACCAATGCCAATGGAAAGTACCGGGCTAAAGTGGCTGTGAAGGATGGGAACATCACGTTCAACTACAATGTATCCACAACCAGTTCCACGGTATATGCCGGTACAGCCCCTGTTGGCGGAACGGTTACCGCACCGGTGATAACCACCACAAACTGTACAGGATCCGGCGGCGGTGGGGGTGGAGGGACCGGTTCGGGAAATTATACAGCCGGCGGAGTTTACCGTTCCGGAGTATGTACATCTGTACCGGATGTGGGCACCGGCGGTCCGCTGGGTAATATTGATGTGGCAATAATCACATCGAACGGCGAAAGTTTTATCATATACAACATGCCCCAGCAAAGCAGCGGCAGCTATGCATTCAACGATGGGTATAATTCAAGCGGAGGCAGCGTGCTCTATGGTTTGATGAGCCAGTCCTCCAATGTATATGGCACAAGAAGCGGCGGTACGGTCACGAAAACCGGGGCAAAGAGTTTCACTTTTTCCTGTACCGTCTACGATATAATCACCAAGCAGAATATCAGCGTGACAGGAAGCGGAAATTATTAA
- a CDS encoding aminotransferase class I/II-fold pyridoxal phosphate-dependent enzyme: protein MSSSSRRNFLKLSGLSVLPALVPAGDLFARERITSQPVWDEPVVKFFGDGEMFEPAAYIDILKQVNTNAAIVRDRYGTDGAVAALEKKFEEITGKEKAIFMPTGTMANQLALSVLSGENTKVFVQDLSHVYRDEADAAQSVFQKRLMPLAKEETCFTADELKRAVESLGEQEVFRSGIGAVCIENPVRRAEGRMVSLEEIKKISEYCRANNIRLHLDGARIYMAAAWSGVSIKEYASYFDTVYISLYKYLGAAAGAVLCGDKNVIEKMPHLIKIHGGSMYSNWTNAAMALHRLEGFEKRLQNAVAKASELFTALNKIPGITVSALNAGTNIYQLQLGKEVEGKKMVTTLRNTYNIRMPFPDSKNKIMITVNETLLYRDNDLLAEGFKKAVAS, encoded by the coding sequence ATGTCTTCCTCCAGCAGAAGAAATTTCTTGAAACTATCCGGGCTTTCCGTCCTTCCGGCCCTGGTACCTGCCGGGGATCTGTTTGCCAGGGAAAGGATCACCAGCCAGCCTGTATGGGATGAACCGGTAGTTAAATTTTTTGGCGACGGGGAAATGTTTGAACCGGCTGCTTACATCGATATACTGAAACAGGTAAATACCAATGCAGCCATTGTTCGGGACCGGTACGGAACGGATGGGGCAGTGGCGGCATTGGAAAAGAAATTTGAAGAGATCACCGGGAAAGAGAAAGCCATCTTCATGCCCACGGGCACCATGGCTAACCAACTGGCCCTCTCGGTGCTGAGCGGTGAAAACACCAAAGTGTTTGTCCAGGACCTCAGCCATGTATACCGTGATGAAGCCGATGCCGCACAATCTGTTTTTCAAAAAAGACTGATGCCCCTGGCCAAAGAGGAAACCTGCTTTACCGCAGATGAATTGAAGCGGGCTGTTGAATCACTGGGTGAACAGGAAGTTTTTAGATCAGGTATCGGTGCTGTATGCATCGAAAACCCCGTACGCCGTGCCGAAGGGAGAATGGTATCGCTGGAAGAAATAAAAAAGATCAGCGAATACTGCCGTGCCAATAATATCCGGCTGCACCTGGATGGCGCAAGGATATATATGGCGGCTGCCTGGTCGGGTGTAAGTATAAAAGAATATGCATCTTATTTTGATACGGTCTATATTTCCCTGTACAAATACCTGGGCGCTGCAGCAGGGGCTGTACTTTGCGGGGATAAGAACGTAATTGAAAAAATGCCGCATCTTATCAAGATCCACGGCGGAAGCATGTACAGCAACTGGACCAATGCCGCCATGGCGCTGCACCGGCTGGAAGGCTTTGAAAAAAGATTGCAAAATGCAGTTGCAAAAGCTTCGGAGTTATTTACTGCACTGAATAAGATACCCGGCATTACTGTTTCTGCCTTGAATGCCGGCACCAATATATACCAGCTTCAATTGGGTAAAGAAGTGGAGGGTAAAAAAATGGTGACCACATTGCGTAACACATACAATATCCGGATGCCGTTCCCCGACAGCAAAAATAAAATAATGATCACCGTGAATGAGACCCTGCTCTACCGGGATAATGATCTCCTTGCAGAAGGATTTAAAAAAGCCGTTGCCTCATAG
- a CDS encoding dienelactone hydrolase family protein, protein MDQRIINLYDDYTHIPLTRSEFISRLVLLTGSLTAAMSVLPMIEVNAAGMKVTSDEDLFTERISYPGVPQNMQAYVARPKAENKYPAVIVIHENRGLNAHIEDVARRAAREGFLAIAPNALSAIGAAPANEDEARQKFQELKAENNLQNFINVYDYLGTRKDYNGSAGCVGFCWGGAMSNNLAVKLPGLKAAVAFYGRQAAAEDVVNIKAAVQLHYASLDERVNAGIAAYEEALKKNNTRYELYMYEGANHAFHNDTAPTRYNEAAAKLAWQRTIAFFKKHLG, encoded by the coding sequence ATGGATCAGCGTATCATTAATCTCTACGACGATTATACCCATATCCCTTTAACAAGAAGTGAATTCATCAGCCGCCTGGTCCTATTAACAGGCAGCCTTACCGCAGCCATGTCGGTGCTTCCCATGATTGAAGTGAATGCCGCCGGCATGAAGGTCACCAGTGACGAAGACCTGTTTACGGAAAGGATCAGTTATCCGGGCGTGCCACAGAACATGCAGGCCTATGTGGCCCGGCCAAAAGCAGAAAATAAATATCCGGCAGTGATCGTGATCCATGAGAACAGGGGCTTGAATGCACACATTGAAGATGTGGCCCGCCGTGCTGCCCGGGAAGGTTTTTTGGCCATTGCACCCAATGCCTTATCAGCCATCGGCGCTGCTCCTGCCAACGAGGATGAGGCCCGCCAAAAATTCCAGGAGCTGAAGGCAGAGAATAACCTGCAGAATTTCATCAATGTGTATGATTACCTGGGTACCCGTAAAGATTATAATGGCAGTGCCGGCTGTGTAGGATTTTGCTGGGGCGGCGCCATGAGTAATAACCTTGCTGTAAAATTACCGGGTCTGAAGGCGGCGGTTGCTTTTTATGGAAGGCAGGCGGCGGCTGAAGATGTGGTCAATATAAAAGCGGCTGTACAACTTCATTATGCAAGCCTTGATGAAAGGGTGAATGCGGGCATTGCTGCTTATGAAGAAGCGCTGAAGAAGAATAATACCCGCTACGAATTGTACATGTACGAAGGGGCCAACCATGCATTTCACAACGACACGGCGCCCACCCGCTACAATGAAGCCGCAGCAAAACTTGCCTGGCAACGGACCATAGCGTTCTTCAAAAAGCACCTCGGGTAA
- a CDS encoding diacylglycerol kinase family lipid kinase, translating into MQGTSEKNIAIVCNPLAGAGRAVLFAEKVCSELTKRNKTYRLFTGTWPIHFDGFTDVFIVGGDGTLNYFINKYPGIQLPLAVFNAGTGNDFHWLLYGHKTLEEQVQLILDAAPRPVDIGRCNENYFINGVGIGFEGEVAKALTGRKKRPGKTSFLFCILQKIFTYKSKNYRIRSAEWETTGKKLLVDIANGRRAGGGFHIAPESDANDGLFDVVVADALNSLERLRYLPVIEKGKHLGLAIIHHHRTRKILVESDAVIQYHLDGEYGEAKKLDIEILPARLQFRY; encoded by the coding sequence ATGCAGGGAACCAGTGAAAAAAATATCGCCATCGTCTGCAACCCGCTTGCAGGGGCCGGAAGGGCAGTACTATTTGCAGAAAAGGTCTGCAGTGAACTGACTAAACGGAATAAGACATACCGCTTATTCACCGGGACCTGGCCAATCCATTTTGATGGATTTACCGATGTGTTCATCGTGGGTGGGGATGGCACGCTGAATTATTTCATTAACAAGTACCCGGGTATTCAATTACCATTGGCTGTTTTCAATGCCGGCACCGGCAACGATTTTCACTGGTTGCTTTATGGCCATAAGACATTGGAGGAACAGGTGCAGCTCATATTGGATGCCGCTCCCAGGCCGGTAGACATCGGCAGGTGCAACGAAAATTATTTCATCAACGGGGTAGGGATCGGTTTTGAAGGAGAAGTGGCCAAAGCATTGACCGGCCGGAAAAAACGTCCGGGTAAGACCTCTTTTCTTTTCTGTATCCTCCAAAAGATATTCACGTACAAGTCAAAAAACTATAGGATACGATCAGCCGAATGGGAAACAACCGGAAAGAAACTACTGGTTGACATTGCCAACGGCCGACGGGCAGGTGGTGGATTTCATATTGCACCGGAGTCGGATGCAAACGATGGGTTATTTGATGTGGTGGTTGCGGATGCACTCAATTCCCTGGAGCGCTTACGCTACCTGCCCGTTATTGAAAAGGGCAAACACCTGGGCCTGGCAATTATTCATCACCACCGCACCCGTAAGATCCTGGTTGAAAGTGATGCTGTTATTCAATACCACCTGGATGGGGAATATGGGGAAGCAAAAAAACTGGACATCGAGATATTGCCTGCCCGCCTGCAATTCCGGTATTAG
- a CDS encoding GNAT family N-acetyltransferase yields MTVSFSDPRIAVAAAADIAAIKHLLNNTYRGEASRRGWTTEADLIEGDTRADEPMLQEVMDKPGSVMLKYADDAGHIIGCVNLQQHGSRIYLGMFSVSPELQGGGIGKQLLKASEEYALDQHCSSIYMRVISVRTELINWYKRHGYADTGLRDPFEEDGMTGKHLQKLEFMILEKALK; encoded by the coding sequence ATGACAGTCTCATTTTCCGATCCACGTATTGCCGTTGCTGCTGCAGCAGACATTGCTGCCATAAAACACCTGCTCAACAACACGTACCGGGGAGAAGCGTCCAGGCGGGGGTGGACCACGGAAGCCGACCTGATCGAAGGTGATACACGGGCGGATGAACCGATGTTGCAGGAAGTAATGGATAAACCCGGTTCGGTAATGCTGAAATATGCTGACGACGCAGGGCATATCATCGGCTGTGTGAACCTGCAGCAACATGGTTCAAGGATCTACCTGGGCATGTTCAGCGTTTCACCGGAACTCCAGGGAGGTGGGATCGGTAAGCAGTTATTAAAAGCATCCGAAGAATATGCCCTTGACCAGCATTGTTCATCCATTTACATGCGGGTAATATCGGTACGTACCGAACTTATCAACTGGTATAAGCGGCATGGTTATGCAGATACCGGATTACGGGACCCCTTTGAGGAAGACGGCATGACCGGCAAACACCTGCAAAAACTGGAATTCATGATACTGGAAAAAGCTTTGAAATGA
- a CDS encoding AraC family transcriptional regulator has product MQDLIQCIMVVHAEMNAAAGPVIVPYPPTPQNSLFFYINDRIKVQVRAEEGFLLQPRSVLVGPQLTRVLLNLNQNHKAVRVGFHPGGLHRLLGISLCEMIDDNYDAADVFGHEMEEVNEQLQEAESFDEIKEVVEQFLLQRSKILKPSLPFDKAMLELMRQNGNVPIEKIASLSCLSLRQFERVCKTRIGIPAKSFARLVRFSRAYRLHESSPQMAWTAIAYECGYFDQMHLIRDFREFAAATPGEIEKELQHIPVRMQATMRL; this is encoded by the coding sequence TTGCAGGATCTCATCCAGTGCATCATGGTGGTGCATGCAGAAATGAATGCTGCTGCAGGGCCGGTCATTGTTCCGTATCCCCCCACACCGCAAAACTCATTGTTCTTCTATATCAACGACCGCATCAAAGTACAGGTAAGGGCGGAGGAAGGTTTTTTATTGCAGCCACGCAGTGTACTTGTTGGCCCCCAACTGACCCGGGTATTGCTCAACCTCAATCAAAACCACAAAGCAGTACGGGTGGGTTTTCATCCCGGCGGCCTGCACCGGTTACTCGGCATCTCCCTGTGTGAAATGATCGATGATAATTACGATGCAGCCGATGTTTTTGGCCATGAAATGGAAGAAGTGAATGAACAGCTGCAGGAAGCAGAAAGTTTTGATGAGATAAAAGAAGTGGTGGAGCAATTCCTTCTGCAGCGATCAAAGATACTTAAGCCATCCCTGCCATTTGATAAAGCCATGCTGGAACTGATGCGGCAGAACGGGAATGTTCCCATTGAAAAGATCGCCTCCTTATCCTGTTTAAGCCTGCGCCAGTTTGAACGGGTATGCAAGACCCGTATCGGCATCCCCGCCAAATCTTTTGCCAGGCTGGTCCGTTTCTCCAGGGCATACCGGCTTCATGAAAGCAGCCCGCAAATGGCCTGGACAGCCATTGCCTACGAATGTGGCTATTTCGACCAGATGCATTTGATCCGTGACTTCCGGGAATTTGCTGCGGCCACACCGGGTGAAATTGAAAAAGAACTGCAGCACATACCGGTACGGATGCAGGCAACCATGCGTTTATAA
- a CDS encoding DUF3303 family protein: MVYMIIERFHPGKVKELYKRFDERGRMLPEGVHYINSWINEEVSVCYQVMESSSEEKLKEWISHWNDLAGFEVIPVITSAEAKAKVFTK, translated from the coding sequence ATGGTTTATATGATCATTGAAAGATTTCACCCGGGTAAAGTAAAAGAACTTTACAAACGCTTTGATGAACGGGGAAGAATGTTGCCCGAAGGCGTACATTATATCAACAGCTGGATCAATGAGGAAGTTAGTGTCTGCTACCAGGTAATGGAAAGCAGTTCCGAAGAAAAACTGAAGGAATGGATAAGCCATTGGAATGACCTTGCCGGGTTTGAAGTGATCCCGGTCATAACATCCGCGGAGGCAAAGGCTAAGGTTTTTACGAAGTAG
- a CDS encoding aspartyl protease family protein gives MIIAAVFATATLHAAHDKTGPLPVRKSPVRIDALATDTVSCTIPFSRAGNLILIRAMADTTEGNFILDTGAPGLVLNLTYFRDYPVSTDLNEEQSGITGAVTMVQKTRVNELRFGCIKRSVLTADLVNLGHLENTKGVRIFGLIGLSLLRQFELIIDYENSLLHFRRVLKKDSFKNPLLADTSAYSIVPVEIWNNKLVTRTTMAGKKLRLMIDSGAESNLLDSRLPDKIFDNVEILRRIQLTGAGAKKVEALYGNLNNLQIGRQNTGSLPVIITNLEKTCLADNSCIDGILGFDFLSLHKIGFNFVTNKMYIWK, from the coding sequence TTGATCATTGCTGCCGTATTTGCAACAGCAACACTGCATGCTGCCCATGATAAAACAGGGCCGTTGCCGGTAAGGAAATCACCGGTCCGCATCGATGCCCTGGCAACTGATACGGTTTCCTGCACGATCCCTTTCAGCCGTGCCGGCAATCTCATTCTTATCCGGGCCATGGCCGATACCACCGAGGGTAATTTCATACTTGATACTGGTGCGCCGGGCCTGGTGCTGAACCTTACCTATTTCAGGGATTACCCGGTCAGCACCGATCTGAATGAAGAACAAAGCGGCATAACAGGAGCAGTAACAATGGTACAAAAGACCCGGGTAAATGAACTCCGTTTTGGCTGCATAAAGCGCAGCGTTCTTACTGCAGACCTGGTGAACCTGGGACACCTGGAGAATACAAAGGGAGTACGGATATTCGGCCTCATCGGGCTGTCGCTTTTGCGGCAGTTTGAATTGATCATTGATTACGAGAACAGCCTGCTGCATTTCCGCCGGGTACTTAAAAAAGACAGTTTTAAAAATCCCCTGCTTGCCGATACATCGGCATACAGCATTGTTCCGGTTGAGATCTGGAACAACAAGTTGGTTACCCGTACCACCATGGCCGGTAAAAAATTAAGACTTATGATCGATTCCGGTGCCGAATCGAATTTGCTGGACAGCCGGCTGCCGGATAAGATCTTTGATAACGTAGAGATCTTAAGGCGCATTCAACTCACCGGGGCAGGAGCGAAGAAGGTGGAAGCCCTGTACGGGAACCTGAACAACCTGCAGATCGGAAGACAGAATACCGGTAGCCTGCCTGTGATCATCACCAACCTCGAAAAAACCTGCCTGGCGGATAACAGTTGTATTGACGGAATTTTAGGTTTTGATTTTCTTTCGTTGCATAAAATAGGATTTAACTTTGTAACCAATAAAATGTACATATGGAAATGA